In one window of Desulfovibrio sp. DNA:
- a CDS encoding alkaline phosphatase family protein — MPRVIMVLLDGLTASTARQCLSYPQALEEAGEAQYAELKCFLPPLSRPAYVTLLCGLPPAQSGIFHNDDLRPCPAPTIFSRAQNAGLVTAAAAYYWMSELCNTSPFEPARHRLTNAPGMPIEHGLFYSNDAYPDDELFHDAAALCQCFAPDLLLVHSMGIDYAGHGYGAHSREYRDAARHADGLLARWLPQWLSHGYSVLVTSDHGMDEDHGHNDNTEATRRVPLWLLGTAWKNQTIPSQQTEIADLVLRALGLAVDRQSI; from the coding sequence ATGCCCCGCGTAATCATGGTCCTGCTGGACGGACTCACTGCTTCCACAGCCCGGCAATGCCTCTCCTATCCGCAAGCCCTTGAGGAGGCTGGCGAAGCTCAATACGCCGAACTCAAGTGTTTTCTCCCCCCACTTTCCCGGCCTGCCTATGTAACGCTGCTCTGCGGATTACCACCCGCGCAAAGCGGTATTTTTCATAATGACGACCTGCGGCCTTGCCCCGCGCCTACCATCTTTTCCAGGGCGCAAAATGCGGGACTTGTAACCGCCGCAGCTGCCTACTACTGGATGAGCGAGTTGTGCAACACCTCCCCCTTTGAGCCAGCGCGACATCGTTTGACCAACGCCCCGGGCATGCCCATCGAACATGGCCTGTTTTACAGTAACGACGCTTACCCTGACGATGAACTTTTTCATGATGCTGCGGCACTTTGCCAGTGCTTTGCGCCGGATCTCTTACTGGTGCATTCTATGGGCATTGACTATGCGGGGCACGGTTACGGAGCCCACAGCCGCGAATATCGCGATGCCGCTCGCCATGCTGACGGCCTGTTGGCCAGGTGGCTCCCACAGTGGCTAAGTCACGGATATTCTGTTCTGGTGACCAGTGATCATGGCATGGACGAAGACCACGGGCACAATGACAATACAGAAGCGACCCGACGTGTTCCGCTATGGCTGTTGGGGACAGCCTGGAAAAATCAGACCATACCTTCACAACAGACCGAGATAGCCGATCTTGTTTTGCGGGCGCTGGGGCTGGCAGTGGACAGGCAGTCAATATAA